A genomic window from Thunnus thynnus chromosome 12, fThuThy2.1, whole genome shotgun sequence includes:
- the afg3l2 gene encoding AFG3-like protein 2 isoform X3, protein MAHRYLRLSAGCRTMFRLLLPSNAPGRLVMFPTTAGQVEGGRSLLTDLLGAYRRLSSKPPKGFEKYFPDSQKTPKHSEAEAATKEAKPANTQRASGRSGGGGAGGAGGGGGGAGGGGGGGGGKRGGRKEESHWYSRLQKGDVPWDDKEFRMYFLSGVAFWTTVTYYFVLRDGGREVTWKDFVNNYLSKGVVDRLEVVNKRYVKVVFSPGKTPVDGYVWFNIGSVDTFERNLETAQYELGIEGENRLPVVYSTESDGTFLLSMLPTVLIIGFLLFMLRRGPAGAGRPGRGMGGLFSVSETTAKILKDEIDVKFKDVAGCEEAKLEIMEFVNFLKNPKQYQDLGAKIPKGAILTGPPGTGKTLLAKATAGEANVPFITVNGSEFLEMFVGVGPARVRDLFVMARKNAPCILFIDEIDAVGRKRGRGNFGGQSEQENTLNQLLVEMDGFNTATNVVVLAGTNRPDILDPALMRPGRFDRQIYIGPPDIKGRASIFKVHLRPLKLEADMDKDALARKMAALTPGFSGADIANVCNEAALIAARHLSDAINQKHFEQAIERVIGGLEKKTQVLQPEEKKTVAYHEAGHAVAGWFLEHADPLLKVSIIPRGKGLGYAQYLPKEQYLYTKEQLLDRMCMTLGGRVSEEIFFSRITTGAQDDLRKVTQSAYAQIVQFGMNPKVGQVSFDLPRQGEMVLEKPYSEATARLIDTEVRTLISEAYQRTHRLLSDKKAEVEKVALRLLEKEVLDKSDMVELLGKRPFAEKSTYEEFVEGTGGEDEDTTLPEGLKDWNQERKDKEESPDEQVARQISGGMPF, encoded by the exons ATGGCTCACCGCTACCTGCGACTGTCGGCGGGCTGCAGGACCATGTTCCGGCTGCTGCTGCCCTCCAACGCGCCCGGCAGGCTG GTGATGTTTCCGACCACAGCGGGGCAGGTGGAGGGTGGGCGGAGCCTGCTGACTGACCTGTTAGGAGCCTACAGGAGACTGAGCTCCAAACCACCAAAAG GGTTTGAGAAATATTTTCCTGACAGTCAGAAAACTCCGAAACACAGTGAAGCTGAAGCAGCAACCAAAG AAGCCAAACCTGCCAACACTCAGAGAGCGTCTGGGAggtctggaggaggaggagcaggaggagcaggaggaggaggaggaggagcaggaggaggaggaggaggaggaggaggaaaacgAGGAGGTCGTAAGGAGGAGTCACACTGGTACAGCCGTCTGCAGAAG ggtgACGTTCCCTGGGACGATAAGGAGTTCCGCATGTACTTCCTGAGCGGAGTGGCGTTCTGGACCACCGTCACCTATTATTTTGTGTTGAGGGACGGAGGCAGAGAGGTCACCTGGAAGGACTTTGTCAACAACTACCTGTCCAAAGGAGTG GTGGACAGGTTAGAGGTGGTCAACAAGCGTTATGTGAAAGTGGTTTTCTCTCCTGGGAAGACGCCGGTGGACGGG TACGTGTGGTTCAACATCGGCAGCGTGGACACGTTTGAGAGGAATCTGGAGACGGCGCAGTACGAGCTGGGCATCGAGGGCGAGAACAGGCTGCCGGTGGTTTATTCCACCGAGAGCGACGG CACGTTCCTACTGAGCATGCTCCCCACGGTGCTCATCATCGGCTTCCTGCTGTTCATGCTGCGGCGGGGCCCGGCGGGGGCGGGGCGTCCCGGCCGGGGGATGGGCGGCTTGTTCAGCGTCAGCGAGACGACGGCGAAGATCCTGAAGGACGAGATCGACGTGAAGTTCAAAGACGTGGCGGGCTGCGAGGAGGCAAAGCTGGAGATCATGGAGTTCGTCAACTTCCTGAAGAACCCCAAACAGTACCAGGACCTGGGCGCCAAGATCCCCAAG GGAGCCATCTTGACGGGTCCTCCAGGAACAGGAAAGACTCTTCTGGCCAAAGCGACGGCCGGCGAGGCCAACGTGCCGTTCATCACCGTCAACGGCTCCGAGTTCCTGGAGATGTTCGTGGGCGTCGGTCCCGCCAGG GTCAGAGATCTGTTCGTCATGGCGAGGAAGAACGCCCCCTGCATCCTCTTCATCGACGAGATCGACGCCGTGGGGCGGAAGCGAGGACGAGGAAACTTCGGAGGACAGAGCGAGCAGGAGAACACGCTGAACCAGCTGCTGGTGGAGATGGACG GGTTCAACACGGCCACCAACGTGGTGGTTCTGGCGGGAACCAACAGGCCGGACATCCTGGACCCGGCGCTGATGAGGCCCGGACGCTTCGACAGACAGATCTACATCG GTCCTCCCGACATCAAAGGACGAGCGTCCATCTTTAAAGTTCACCTGCGTCCTCTGAAGCTGGAGGCCGACATGGACAAAGACGCTCTGGCCAGGAAGATGGCGGCTCTCACGCCTGGATTCTCAG GCGCCGACATCGCCAACGTTTGTAACGAGGCGGCTCTGATCGCCGCTCGCCACCTTTCAGACGCCATCAACCAGAAACACTTTGAACAGGCCATCGAGAGAGTGATCGGAG GTCTGGAGAAGAAGACTCAGGTTCTGCAGCCGGAGGAGAAGAAGACGGTGGCGTACCATGAGGCCGGACACGCCGTCGCCGGCTGGTTCCTGGAGCACGCCGACCCCCTGCTGAAG GTGTCCATCATCCCGCGGGGGAAGGGGCTGGGCTACGCGCAGTACCTGCCCAAAGAGCAGTACCTGTACACCAAAGAGCAGCTGCTGGACCGCATGTGCATGACTCTGGGAGGACGAGTGTCCGAGGAGATCTTCTTCAGCCGCATCACCACCGGAGCTCAGGACGACCTCCGCAAGGTCACCCAGAGCGCCTACgcacag ATCGTCCAGTTCGGGATGAACCCGAAGGTGGGTCAGGTGTCCTTCGACCTCCCCCGGCAGGGCGAGATGGTTCTGGAGAAACCGTACAGCGAGGCGACGGCTCGTCTCATCGACACCGAGGTCCGAACCCTCATCAGCGAGGCGTACCAGAGAACGCACCGCCTGCTGAGCGACAAGAAGGCCGAGGTGGAGAAG GTGGCGCTGCGGCTGCTGGAGAAGGAGGTTCTGGATAAGAGCGACATGGTGGAGCTGCTGGGCAAACGTCCGTTTGCAGAGAAGTCGACATACGAGGAGTTTGTGGAGGGAACGGGAGGCGAGGACGAGGACACGACGCTGCCGGAGGGCCTGAAGGACTGGAACCAGGAGAGGAAGGACAAGGAGGAGAGCCCGGACGAGCAGGTGGCCCGCCAGATCTCCGGAGGAATGCCTTTCTAG
- the afg3l2 gene encoding AFG3-like protein 2 isoform X1 has translation MAHRYLRLSAGCRTMFRLLLPSNAPGRLVMFPTTAGQVEGGRSLLTDLLGAYRRLSSKPPKGFEKYFPDSQKTPKHSEAEAATKEAKPANTQRASGRSGGGGAGGAGGGGGGAGGGGGGGGGKRGGRKEESHWYSRLQKGDVPWDDKEFRMYFLSGVAFWTTVTYYFVLRDGGREVTWKDFVNNYLSKGVVDRLEVVNKRYVKVVFSPGKTPVDGQYVWFNIGSVDTFERNLETAQYELGIEGENRLPVVYSTESDGTFLLSMLPTVLIIGFLLFMLRRGPAGAGRPGRGMGGLFSVSETTAKILKDEIDVKFKDVAGCEEAKLEIMEFVNFLKNPKQYQDLGAKIPKGAILTGPPGTGKTLLAKATAGEANVPFITVNGSEFLEMFVGVGPARVRDLFVMARKNAPCILFIDEIDAVGRKRGRGNFGGQSEQENTLNQLLVEMDGFNTATNVVVLAGTNRPDILDPALMRPGRFDRQIYIGPPDIKGRASIFKVHLRPLKLEADMDKDALARKMAALTPGFSGADIANVCNEAALIAARHLSDAINQKHFEQAIERVIGGLEKKTQVLQPEEKKTVAYHEAGHAVAGWFLEHADPLLKVSIIPRGKGLGYAQYLPKEQYLYTKEQLLDRMCMTLGGRVSEEIFFSRITTGAQDDLRKVTQSAYAQIVQFGMNPKVGQVSFDLPRQGEMVLEKPYSEATARLIDTEVRTLISEAYQRTHRLLSDKKAEVEKVALRLLEKEVLDKSDMVELLGKRPFAEKSTYEEFVEGTGGEDEDTTLPEGLKDWNQERKDKEESPDEQVARQISGGMPF, from the exons ATGGCTCACCGCTACCTGCGACTGTCGGCGGGCTGCAGGACCATGTTCCGGCTGCTGCTGCCCTCCAACGCGCCCGGCAGGCTG GTGATGTTTCCGACCACAGCGGGGCAGGTGGAGGGTGGGCGGAGCCTGCTGACTGACCTGTTAGGAGCCTACAGGAGACTGAGCTCCAAACCACCAAAAG GGTTTGAGAAATATTTTCCTGACAGTCAGAAAACTCCGAAACACAGTGAAGCTGAAGCAGCAACCAAAG AAGCCAAACCTGCCAACACTCAGAGAGCGTCTGGGAggtctggaggaggaggagcaggaggagcaggaggaggaggaggaggagcaggaggaggaggaggaggaggaggaggaaaacgAGGAGGTCGTAAGGAGGAGTCACACTGGTACAGCCGTCTGCAGAAG ggtgACGTTCCCTGGGACGATAAGGAGTTCCGCATGTACTTCCTGAGCGGAGTGGCGTTCTGGACCACCGTCACCTATTATTTTGTGTTGAGGGACGGAGGCAGAGAGGTCACCTGGAAGGACTTTGTCAACAACTACCTGTCCAAAGGAGTG GTGGACAGGTTAGAGGTGGTCAACAAGCGTTATGTGAAAGTGGTTTTCTCTCCTGGGAAGACGCCGGTGGACGGG CAGTACGTGTGGTTCAACATCGGCAGCGTGGACACGTTTGAGAGGAATCTGGAGACGGCGCAGTACGAGCTGGGCATCGAGGGCGAGAACAGGCTGCCGGTGGTTTATTCCACCGAGAGCGACGG CACGTTCCTACTGAGCATGCTCCCCACGGTGCTCATCATCGGCTTCCTGCTGTTCATGCTGCGGCGGGGCCCGGCGGGGGCGGGGCGTCCCGGCCGGGGGATGGGCGGCTTGTTCAGCGTCAGCGAGACGACGGCGAAGATCCTGAAGGACGAGATCGACGTGAAGTTCAAAGACGTGGCGGGCTGCGAGGAGGCAAAGCTGGAGATCATGGAGTTCGTCAACTTCCTGAAGAACCCCAAACAGTACCAGGACCTGGGCGCCAAGATCCCCAAG GGAGCCATCTTGACGGGTCCTCCAGGAACAGGAAAGACTCTTCTGGCCAAAGCGACGGCCGGCGAGGCCAACGTGCCGTTCATCACCGTCAACGGCTCCGAGTTCCTGGAGATGTTCGTGGGCGTCGGTCCCGCCAGG GTCAGAGATCTGTTCGTCATGGCGAGGAAGAACGCCCCCTGCATCCTCTTCATCGACGAGATCGACGCCGTGGGGCGGAAGCGAGGACGAGGAAACTTCGGAGGACAGAGCGAGCAGGAGAACACGCTGAACCAGCTGCTGGTGGAGATGGACG GGTTCAACACGGCCACCAACGTGGTGGTTCTGGCGGGAACCAACAGGCCGGACATCCTGGACCCGGCGCTGATGAGGCCCGGACGCTTCGACAGACAGATCTACATCG GTCCTCCCGACATCAAAGGACGAGCGTCCATCTTTAAAGTTCACCTGCGTCCTCTGAAGCTGGAGGCCGACATGGACAAAGACGCTCTGGCCAGGAAGATGGCGGCTCTCACGCCTGGATTCTCAG GCGCCGACATCGCCAACGTTTGTAACGAGGCGGCTCTGATCGCCGCTCGCCACCTTTCAGACGCCATCAACCAGAAACACTTTGAACAGGCCATCGAGAGAGTGATCGGAG GTCTGGAGAAGAAGACTCAGGTTCTGCAGCCGGAGGAGAAGAAGACGGTGGCGTACCATGAGGCCGGACACGCCGTCGCCGGCTGGTTCCTGGAGCACGCCGACCCCCTGCTGAAG GTGTCCATCATCCCGCGGGGGAAGGGGCTGGGCTACGCGCAGTACCTGCCCAAAGAGCAGTACCTGTACACCAAAGAGCAGCTGCTGGACCGCATGTGCATGACTCTGGGAGGACGAGTGTCCGAGGAGATCTTCTTCAGCCGCATCACCACCGGAGCTCAGGACGACCTCCGCAAGGTCACCCAGAGCGCCTACgcacag ATCGTCCAGTTCGGGATGAACCCGAAGGTGGGTCAGGTGTCCTTCGACCTCCCCCGGCAGGGCGAGATGGTTCTGGAGAAACCGTACAGCGAGGCGACGGCTCGTCTCATCGACACCGAGGTCCGAACCCTCATCAGCGAGGCGTACCAGAGAACGCACCGCCTGCTGAGCGACAAGAAGGCCGAGGTGGAGAAG GTGGCGCTGCGGCTGCTGGAGAAGGAGGTTCTGGATAAGAGCGACATGGTGGAGCTGCTGGGCAAACGTCCGTTTGCAGAGAAGTCGACATACGAGGAGTTTGTGGAGGGAACGGGAGGCGAGGACGAGGACACGACGCTGCCGGAGGGCCTGAAGGACTGGAACCAGGAGAGGAAGGACAAGGAGGAGAGCCCGGACGAGCAGGTGGCCCGCCAGATCTCCGGAGGAATGCCTTTCTAG
- the afg3l2 gene encoding AFG3-like protein 2 isoform X2 — MAHRYLRLSAGCRTMFRLLLPSNAPGRLVMFPTTAGQVEGGRSLLTDLLGAYRRLSSKPPKGFEKYFPDSQKTPKHSEAEAATKAKPANTQRASGRSGGGGAGGAGGGGGGAGGGGGGGGGKRGGRKEESHWYSRLQKGDVPWDDKEFRMYFLSGVAFWTTVTYYFVLRDGGREVTWKDFVNNYLSKGVVDRLEVVNKRYVKVVFSPGKTPVDGQYVWFNIGSVDTFERNLETAQYELGIEGENRLPVVYSTESDGTFLLSMLPTVLIIGFLLFMLRRGPAGAGRPGRGMGGLFSVSETTAKILKDEIDVKFKDVAGCEEAKLEIMEFVNFLKNPKQYQDLGAKIPKGAILTGPPGTGKTLLAKATAGEANVPFITVNGSEFLEMFVGVGPARVRDLFVMARKNAPCILFIDEIDAVGRKRGRGNFGGQSEQENTLNQLLVEMDGFNTATNVVVLAGTNRPDILDPALMRPGRFDRQIYIGPPDIKGRASIFKVHLRPLKLEADMDKDALARKMAALTPGFSGADIANVCNEAALIAARHLSDAINQKHFEQAIERVIGGLEKKTQVLQPEEKKTVAYHEAGHAVAGWFLEHADPLLKVSIIPRGKGLGYAQYLPKEQYLYTKEQLLDRMCMTLGGRVSEEIFFSRITTGAQDDLRKVTQSAYAQIVQFGMNPKVGQVSFDLPRQGEMVLEKPYSEATARLIDTEVRTLISEAYQRTHRLLSDKKAEVEKVALRLLEKEVLDKSDMVELLGKRPFAEKSTYEEFVEGTGGEDEDTTLPEGLKDWNQERKDKEESPDEQVARQISGGMPF; from the exons ATGGCTCACCGCTACCTGCGACTGTCGGCGGGCTGCAGGACCATGTTCCGGCTGCTGCTGCCCTCCAACGCGCCCGGCAGGCTG GTGATGTTTCCGACCACAGCGGGGCAGGTGGAGGGTGGGCGGAGCCTGCTGACTGACCTGTTAGGAGCCTACAGGAGACTGAGCTCCAAACCACCAAAAG GGTTTGAGAAATATTTTCCTGACAGTCAGAAAACTCCGAAACACAGTGAAGCTGAAGCAGCAACCAAAG CCAAACCTGCCAACACTCAGAGAGCGTCTGGGAggtctggaggaggaggagcaggaggagcaggaggaggaggaggaggagcaggaggaggaggaggaggaggaggaggaaaacgAGGAGGTCGTAAGGAGGAGTCACACTGGTACAGCCGTCTGCAGAAG ggtgACGTTCCCTGGGACGATAAGGAGTTCCGCATGTACTTCCTGAGCGGAGTGGCGTTCTGGACCACCGTCACCTATTATTTTGTGTTGAGGGACGGAGGCAGAGAGGTCACCTGGAAGGACTTTGTCAACAACTACCTGTCCAAAGGAGTG GTGGACAGGTTAGAGGTGGTCAACAAGCGTTATGTGAAAGTGGTTTTCTCTCCTGGGAAGACGCCGGTGGACGGG CAGTACGTGTGGTTCAACATCGGCAGCGTGGACACGTTTGAGAGGAATCTGGAGACGGCGCAGTACGAGCTGGGCATCGAGGGCGAGAACAGGCTGCCGGTGGTTTATTCCACCGAGAGCGACGG CACGTTCCTACTGAGCATGCTCCCCACGGTGCTCATCATCGGCTTCCTGCTGTTCATGCTGCGGCGGGGCCCGGCGGGGGCGGGGCGTCCCGGCCGGGGGATGGGCGGCTTGTTCAGCGTCAGCGAGACGACGGCGAAGATCCTGAAGGACGAGATCGACGTGAAGTTCAAAGACGTGGCGGGCTGCGAGGAGGCAAAGCTGGAGATCATGGAGTTCGTCAACTTCCTGAAGAACCCCAAACAGTACCAGGACCTGGGCGCCAAGATCCCCAAG GGAGCCATCTTGACGGGTCCTCCAGGAACAGGAAAGACTCTTCTGGCCAAAGCGACGGCCGGCGAGGCCAACGTGCCGTTCATCACCGTCAACGGCTCCGAGTTCCTGGAGATGTTCGTGGGCGTCGGTCCCGCCAGG GTCAGAGATCTGTTCGTCATGGCGAGGAAGAACGCCCCCTGCATCCTCTTCATCGACGAGATCGACGCCGTGGGGCGGAAGCGAGGACGAGGAAACTTCGGAGGACAGAGCGAGCAGGAGAACACGCTGAACCAGCTGCTGGTGGAGATGGACG GGTTCAACACGGCCACCAACGTGGTGGTTCTGGCGGGAACCAACAGGCCGGACATCCTGGACCCGGCGCTGATGAGGCCCGGACGCTTCGACAGACAGATCTACATCG GTCCTCCCGACATCAAAGGACGAGCGTCCATCTTTAAAGTTCACCTGCGTCCTCTGAAGCTGGAGGCCGACATGGACAAAGACGCTCTGGCCAGGAAGATGGCGGCTCTCACGCCTGGATTCTCAG GCGCCGACATCGCCAACGTTTGTAACGAGGCGGCTCTGATCGCCGCTCGCCACCTTTCAGACGCCATCAACCAGAAACACTTTGAACAGGCCATCGAGAGAGTGATCGGAG GTCTGGAGAAGAAGACTCAGGTTCTGCAGCCGGAGGAGAAGAAGACGGTGGCGTACCATGAGGCCGGACACGCCGTCGCCGGCTGGTTCCTGGAGCACGCCGACCCCCTGCTGAAG GTGTCCATCATCCCGCGGGGGAAGGGGCTGGGCTACGCGCAGTACCTGCCCAAAGAGCAGTACCTGTACACCAAAGAGCAGCTGCTGGACCGCATGTGCATGACTCTGGGAGGACGAGTGTCCGAGGAGATCTTCTTCAGCCGCATCACCACCGGAGCTCAGGACGACCTCCGCAAGGTCACCCAGAGCGCCTACgcacag ATCGTCCAGTTCGGGATGAACCCGAAGGTGGGTCAGGTGTCCTTCGACCTCCCCCGGCAGGGCGAGATGGTTCTGGAGAAACCGTACAGCGAGGCGACGGCTCGTCTCATCGACACCGAGGTCCGAACCCTCATCAGCGAGGCGTACCAGAGAACGCACCGCCTGCTGAGCGACAAGAAGGCCGAGGTGGAGAAG GTGGCGCTGCGGCTGCTGGAGAAGGAGGTTCTGGATAAGAGCGACATGGTGGAGCTGCTGGGCAAACGTCCGTTTGCAGAGAAGTCGACATACGAGGAGTTTGTGGAGGGAACGGGAGGCGAGGACGAGGACACGACGCTGCCGGAGGGCCTGAAGGACTGGAACCAGGAGAGGAAGGACAAGGAGGAGAGCCCGGACGAGCAGGTGGCCCGCCAGATCTCCGGAGGAATGCCTTTCTAG